GTTGCAGCTTTTTCCAGAATCTGACAGTCGAGTTCCATAGTGAAACTCATCATTCGGACACAACCGTTCCTTTCAAGAACTAATTCCGGCCGATGTCTTCAGGCGGGATATCCCTGATGATGGAGTCGATCCACTCGAAACGCTGGTAGTACTGTTTGAGATGCTGCAGTAGGGTGGAGTAACGCGTGAGTGGATCGGAGAGTTTGAGCAGTTGCTGTGTCGCACTGGTGCTCTTGAAAAAGGAAGCCGCTGCGTGATCGACAAAATGGTGGGGTTGGTTGATGTTGCGCAGATGCTCCATGGCCTCATCGGAGATTTCACCGCCAACATGGTGGATTTTTTCCAGCAGTTGCAAGGTCTGGATTCGCAGCGATTCAAGCGCTGCGGGATCTGCAGTGTTTTCGATAACCGGAGCGACTTCGAGCTGGAGGTAGGGTCCGTCTGTCAGGCATTGCTGTACGGTGAGACGGCAAATTCCCTCAAGAAGCACCATGGAGGTTCCATCGGAGTAGGTTTGGCAAGCTTTGACGCATCCGAGTGTCACGCATTCATTGAAGGGAAGTTCCGTATGGAGTGCCGCTTCATCGGGGATGGCGTGAATAATGGTGAACATGCGGTCGTTTTCGATCACGTCCCGAAGCATGTGGCGGTAGTGAGCTTCGAAAATGTAGAGCGGCAGGATAGAATGCGGATAAAAGACTACATCTCGCAATACCATCGCCGGGATGATTCTTGGAACAATAAAATCCCCCATGATATCGGAAATCTGCATGGGGATGCAGGAAGATGCAATCTGCAGGCCTTGTTTTTTGGCAGAGAATCCGGAGGCAGGGAAGCATCGGGATAAGTTGCAAGTGGCAATGCCCCCGCTAGGCTGCTGGATGGTTCGTCAATTGAGTTCATGGCGCAAGGCTGGGTATGCTTCGGTAGAGTCGGGTGTCACTGCCTTTGAATTGCTGCTGCAGGTCTATTTGCTCGAGTTCTACATTCGCGCCTGTGGTCTCGATCCCCTGCTTGCGTCTGCAGGGGCAGTGATCGCGGTTGCCTGGGATGCTGTGTCCGATCCGCTGATGGGTGTGGTGTCGGATCGAACGGGCAGTCGGCGATGGGGGCGCCGTGGTGGATACATCCTGCTGGGTGCGCTGCTGCTGGGCGGTTCAGGCATAGCGATGTTTAATCCACCAGCTCAATTGCTGCTCGAGCCAGGCAGCAATGCCAGTCAAGGTGCGCTGTTTGTGTGGTATCTGCTTTCCTACCTGCTGGTCAACAGCTCCATGACATTGGTGAGTGTGCCTCATGTGGCGTTGGTCGGGGACTTTGCATCGGAAAGTACGGAGCGAAACCGTTTTTTTGCCTGGCGCCTGCTGTTTTCCAATGTGGGTCTGTTGTTGGGAATCACGCTTCCCACCCAGCTGGCAAGTGGGGGTGACGTCATGCAGGGGCGTTCAGACGCGGCGGTAGTGCTCGCGGGCGTGCTGGTGCTCAACAGTGTGATTTGCTGGTGCAGCATCCGCACGAGGGACGTTTATCCGATCGCATCCGGGCAGGGAAGGGCAACCTTTGGGATGCAGGGCTTGGTCGAGTCGATTCGTGCCTTGTTTTCAGTCTTTCAAAACCGCTATTTCCGGAATCTGGTGTTTGCATTTTGTCTTGCAGCCATTGCCCGGGCACTCAATTCGGGGTTTGCGCTCTTTTATTACAAGGATGCGCTCGGATTGAATGAAGAACGTCAGGTCTCCCTCATTTTGATCGTCTTCATCGTATCGATTGTGATTGGCATTCCGTTGTGGTTGATGCTTTCGCGCCGATTCTGGAAGCGGCGTCCCGCATTGGTGGGCCTCACTTTACTGACCATACTGACCTTTGTGACCTATCCGTTTTTCCCGTATGGCAGCGTGGCCGGACCCCTGGTAATGGCGGTGCTTGGAGGCATTGCGGTGGGGTCCATCCTACTACTGGAATCGCTCGTGCTGGATACCATCGACTTCGATGCGGCGCAGCGGGGACAGCGGCGGGATGGAGCGCATTTTGGCTGCCTGAAAATGGCTTCGAAGCTCGCGCGTGCGGCAGGTATTGGATTGACGGGTCCGTTGCTGTTTTGGGTGGGATATGAAGCAGGTGCAGCGGTGCAAAGTGATCAGGTTGCTCAGCGCTTGCGGCTGGTCTTTGGTGTGGGGGTAGGCTTTTTCTTTCTATTGGCAGCGATCGTTTTTTCACAGTTTGGCATGACACGTGCCCAGCACGAGCAAATCAAGCAACGGCTGGCTGCAGATGCAGCAGGAGGGTCTGGAGCAGGGTGAGTTCAGGTTGGATAAGCAGTGCTACTTTTGCTTATGCCGCTTGTGCGATGCGACTAAAATATGACCACCACTGATGCGCGATGCAGTTTCTCGAGTATGGTAGGTGCGGTTTGCATACGAGAACCGAGCACCCATGAGCATGAATAAAAATCCGATTCCCCTGAAATTCCGCGAAGCGCGGAAAATGAAGTTCAGTGATGTTCCCGAGGCCTCCCGTGTAAAGGTCTATGGTGTGCGCTACGTCTATATCAAAGATCCGGTGGGCAATGAGTTTTATGTGACGCGCCAGGGGTGGGGACTCCTGGAAAACCTGCGCACAAAGCACTGGTATGATGACAAGCGCTACGCCAAAGAGGGCGAGCGGCTTTTTGAGGGAAGTGGGCACGTCTATCGCATGCCAACCTACAATCTGCATGGGAATCGTCAGGATCTGGTGGTGAAGTTCTCCCGCTTCGCGGAGGCAGTTCCCCTGCACGTTGCGAAGACCTTTCCGGACAAGATGCCCGCTGACATTGGGGAGGCTGAATTCAATGACCCCTTTCAGGAGTTTGGATTATTGGTCGATTTGCGAAATGGACGCTTCGGACCGCAGGAATTGCGCATCAAAACCAAGCATCCTGTGGCGATTTTCTCCCCGGCTACCCGGGTTCCCTCCTGGAAACTAGGCAGGGAAAAAGCCCGTTTTGACCGGTATCGCAATGGAATGGCGAAAAATCTGGATCCAAAATACTCCAGCATCGATCTCGATTTTGAGCGCCAGTACCTCTATCTGTTTGCCTGGGTCAAAGGCCGCAATGCTGCAAACTACATGGAAGAAGGATTGCTGAGCCAGGAAGAGGTTCGGAACCTGACGTTGCGGGTGGAGGAGGAGTTGCGGTTGAAAGGGTTTCGTGTGCTCGACAATAAGCCCAGCCACATCATCCTGCGCAAGGATCGCCATGGGAATCTGATCCGCCGCCATGGCAAATTGGAATATGCCCTGGTGGATTTTGAACTGCTGCAGCGAACCGACGCCTATGTGGAGGTGTTGCGACAGCGCAACGCTG
The sequence above is a segment of the Puniceicoccaceae bacterium genome. Coding sequences within it:
- a CDS encoding MFS transporter — translated: MVRQLSSWRKAGYASVESGVTAFELLLQVYLLEFYIRACGLDPLLASAGAVIAVAWDAVSDPLMGVVSDRTGSRRWGRRGGYILLGALLLGGSGIAMFNPPAQLLLEPGSNASQGALFVWYLLSYLLVNSSMTLVSVPHVALVGDFASESTERNRFFAWRLLFSNVGLLLGITLPTQLASGGDVMQGRSDAAVVLAGVLVLNSVICWCSIRTRDVYPIASGQGRATFGMQGLVESIRALFSVFQNRYFRNLVFAFCLAAIARALNSGFALFYYKDALGLNEERQVSLILIVFIVSIVIGIPLWLMLSRRFWKRRPALVGLTLLTILTFVTYPFFPYGSVAGPLVMAVLGGIAVGSILLLESLVLDTIDFDAAQRGQRRDGAHFGCLKMASKLARAAGIGLTGPLLFWVGYEAGAAVQSDQVAQRLRLVFGVGVGFFFLLAAIVFSQFGMTRAQHEQIKQRLAADAAGGSGAG
- a CDS encoding LON peptidase substrate-binding domain-containing protein translates to MQISDIMGDFIVPRIIPAMVLRDVVFYPHSILPLYIFEAHYRHMLRDVIENDRMFTIIHAIPDEAALHTELPFNECVTLGCVKACQTYSDGTSMVLLEGICRLTVQQCLTDGPYLQLEVAPVIENTADPAALESLRIQTLQLLEKIHHVGGEISDEAMEHLRNINQPHHFVDHAAASFFKSTSATQQLLKLSDPLTRYSTLLQHLKQYYQRFEWIDSIIRDIPPEDIGRN